The genomic segment ATCTCATCTACTCTTGCCGTGAGCATTAATAAAGGAATAGATGAGAATTGGCGTACTTCTTTGCAGATCGTTAAACCATCTTTATGAGGCAACATGAGATCTAAAATAACAAAATCAATATTGCCATTTTTAATGGTTTCGACAGCGTGAAGCCCATCATTTAACACCTGAGTCTCGAAGCCTTCTAACTCAAGGAAATCAACGAGTACTTGCGCAATTTTTTGTTCATCTTCAACAATTAACACTTTCATATTAGGGTAATCTATACTCATTATTTTTTATGACTCTTTTTGCAAAGGTAGAACAATTTCAATACATAGGCCACCTAAATTAGATGGTCTTGCGCTAATCAGCCCGTCATGAGCCTCAACAATATTTCTGCTAATCGTTAAACCTAGACCTGCACCATTATTTCGCCTAACTCGTGAGCTATCTTGCCGATGTAGAGGGTCAAATAAAAGTTCGCACTCTGATGCATCGACAGACGGTTTTGTGTCATTAAATACAATCAATAGACGTTCTTTCTCAGTAATGAGGTCTATAGATAGGCGCCCAGGGCTATCAGTGTAGGCAACTGAGTTTAAAATCACATTGGCTAACAATTGCCGAAGCCTCATCGCATCACCAGTGATAAAAATGGGCTCATCAGCGGTAAAACTCACTGCGATGTCTTTTTCACTGATCTTATCTTCTAGTGATAGTAATGTTTCATTAATACATTGGGTAATATTAAGAGACTCAAACTGATACTTTAAGCCGCCAACATCAGATAAAGAAAGCTGATATAAGTCGTCAACCAAATGCTTAATTCGCATCACTTCCTGCTCTAGTGAAGTCAGTTGCTGTTGATTAAAAGGTCGGATGCCAGCTTTTATAGCGTCGATTTCACCACAAAGAATGCTCAATGGCGTGCGCAGTTCATGTGAGATATCGGCAAACCAACGATTTTTGGCACTGCGTGTATTTTCTAAAGTCACAGCAAGGTGATCAATATCATTCATTAGCAGCCCCAGTTCGTCTTGGCGGTCTAAATTAAAGCGTTCTGAGTAATTCCCCTTAGATAAATGAGATATCCCTTTTACAACTTCTCTTACAGGCATAAGTAACACCCGTGCCAATAGCCATGAAATAATAATGGCTAACGATAAACAAAGTAGACCTATCCAAATGCTGGTCCATAATTGTTGCTTCGCAAACGCCTTAGCCGAAATACTATTTACTTCAAAAATAGGGTTACTGTATAACGTGGCAACGACCTCATCGTTATATAAAACAGGCATGCTGATGCTGCCATCAATATCGTCAAATGCATCACCAGCTAAACGCTCACCCGCTGGATTATATATTGATGTTGGTGGGCCTAGTCTTCTGGGCGGCCCTGCTTTTCTAGCATCTCTTAAATGCGGTGGTGGCCCACGCCTTACTCTTTCTTCAGGACCCGAATCAACGCCTTTGATAGCATCAACGAAAAGAGGTCTAGGAGGTAATTTCCTGTCACCATTGGTAACTAACTTTAATGGGTCTGCAGAAAACACTCTTAACAAGGTATTTAATTGTTGTACAGAGACGTTATCCCAACTTTGGCCTGATTGACCATATAAAGAAGAAAAAGAATTGGATAATGTATGTAATCGTTCTTCTTCTAAGGAATGAATGTAATTAACAAAGCCTTGATCAAAACTCCACCTCGCAAGTGATAAGGTTGCGATAAGAACAATACTGGTCAGCCCAATGAATGCTAAAAAAAGTTTTTGAGATATCTTCATGAAACCAAACCCAACAAGCTCTATAAAATTACCCTAAATGATTGCATCTACATTTTGAATCAAGCACATAACTTGATAAATTAACGGATAAATTAGGAAACAGTTCAACAGTATATATAGCTTACACAAATCCCACTACCAAACCTTTAAAACTCCATAAAATCTGCACATTTTCTACATACTTGATTGTTACTGTGTTTATCAATTTAAGGCAATAAGGAACTCAAATGATTAAAACACTTAAAAGCTTTACCGTATTGAGTCTGGTTTTGTGCTTCTCATCCGGCTTGATGACTGAAGCTGCTGAACGTCAAATGCGTAAACCGCCACAAGAAGCGTATGACATCTGTGAGGACAAAAATGAAGCCGATGTCGTCACCATTACAACCCCAGACGGAGATGAAGTGGAAGCAACGTGCCAGCTAATGGATGATGAATTGGTTGCAGTGCCTGATAATCATCCACAACGTGGCCGCTCTAAAGGAAATAGAGGTTAGCATGCAATTTGAAGTCTGTTTATCTGGCAGGAATGTTAAAGTCAACCAATGGAATAAGACTGATAACCATAGGCGGCTAACGCATCAATTACACATACTAGATATAACAGATGATCATATTCATGCTGCGGTTAACTCGCTTTCTGAGGTTGAGCAAACATCAATCTCAGAAATGCTTTCTTTACTAAATATTGCTCAACAAAGTGGTCTTAGAATGTCTATAGAAGGATTAAAGCCACATGTAAGTAACTTATCATATCAAGACTTGGCCACGGTTTTTGTTGATATTTTAAGACAGATTAGTCAGCTAGACTCAGATTTGTTCATGCCTAACTGACTAAAAAGAGGTCAGAATAATAGAATGACAGCATAGTATTAGTGGCTAATAATGCGAAGATGACACCGATGTAAGACACCATTACATTTGGGGCAGTATTGGGGTCAGGGTTGCTGGTAATTGTGGCTTACTGAAAAAGTAACCTTGTGCTTGGTCGCATCCATTTTCTAACAAGAAAGCAGCTTGTTCTTTCGTTTCCACACCTTCAGCGATAACGGTCAGTTTTAATGCATGCCCCATCGCAACTATCGCTTTAGCAATCGCAGTATTGTTACTGTCATCTGGAATATCCGCGACAAACGATTGATCAATCTTTAGTACATTGATCGGCAATTTTTTTAAATAACTTAATGATGAATATCCGGTTCCAAAGTCATCAACAGATAACTGAATCCCCATATTTCCTAATCGCTTTAGATCGTTAATGACTTTCTCAGGCTCATACATCATACAACTTTCTGTGATTTCTAGTTCAAGTCGATTAGCAGGAAAGCCAGTGTCAGCAAGCACCTTTTCAACATCGTCAATAAAACTTGAACGTTGAAACTGCAAACTCGCTACATTTACCGCTAAATGACCAAATTGATAACCTGCTTCAAGCCAGGTTTTACCTTGCTTACAAGCCATCGTTAATACCATTAAACCGATTTGATGAATTAATCCAGTTTTCTCAGCAATCGGGATAAACTCAGCAGGTGAAATGACACCATGCTCTGGGTGTTGCCAACGGATCAATGTCTCTAAACCGACAAGTTTACTATCAAGCAGAGATAGTTTGGGCTGATAAACAAGATGAAATTGATTCTCTTGAATAGCTTCGTGCAGCGCACTTTGAATTTTTAAATGTTCAACAGAATTGAGCGTCATAGTTGAATCATAAAAAGTGACATTGTTACGTCCATTTTGTTTAGCAATGTGTAACGCTGTATCTGTATTTTGTAATAGCTGTTCAAAGTTTAATGTGTCATTTGGGAATACTGACACGCCCATACTTAGCGTAACTCTAATAAGCGGCCTATCATCGAACTTGAAAGGTTGTTCGATCATAGATTTTAATTTATTAATCTTACGTAAAATCAATTCATGTTGATGAATATCAGTCAGTAGAAGCACAAACTCATCACTACTAAGTCGAGCCACAATACAATGCTCACCACTAAGTTGAGATAACCTTTCGCCTACTTCGATTAATAATTTATCCCCAACGTCATGCCCTAAGCTGTCATTGATATGCTTAAAGAAATCAATATCAAAAAATACGACCGCTAATTGTGTTTGCTGATGTAATGCTTTTTCAACCCGCTTTTGTAGAATTGACCTAAACAATAACCGGTTAGGCAATTGCGTCAAAGTATCGTAATAAGAAAGATTTGCGAGTTTTTCTTCATTGCGCTTTTGAGTCGAAATGTCAGCAAACACTGCGACAAAGTAATTAATTTTATCTTCTTGGCTGTAAATCGCATTAATGGTGACTGACTGAGGGAAGATTTCGCCTGACTTACGTCGGTTCCAAATTTCACCATGCCACTTACCTTTTACAAGTAAGGTATTCCACATTTTTGAAAAGAATAGTGAATCGTGTTTGCCAGAGTTTAAAATTCTTGGATTTTGACCCAATGCTTCACTCCGCTCATAGCCAGTTATTTTACTGAATGCTGCATTCACCTCAGTGATATTGCCGTCGCGATCTGTAACTAAGACGCCTTCAACAGTGTTTTCAAATACACTTTCAGCTAATAACAGTTGCGTTTGGGTTTCTTTATGTCGAGCAATGTTACGCGTAATACCAATAATACCGACCAGCTTATCTTGGCTGTCATAGAGCGGCGCTTTTGTAGTTTCTAACCAATGTCGCTTGTTATTTTCATCAACCCGTTCGCATTCTCCGACAACAACTGGCTTTCCTTCTATTTCAGCTTGCCTATCACCTTGAACAAAGGAGTCAGCCGTATCAGAATCAAATAAATCGTGATCATATTGGCCAATAATTTCAGAATGTGATTTATTCCAAGCTATATCCACACTTTGATTACAAACAGCATATTGACCAGAGAGGTCCTTAATCCAGATATGTTCTTCAAAAGCGTTAATAAAATTCTGTAAATTAATCCCGTTTAAATGGACATTTTCATCAAATTCACATTGAAACGACAAACTTTGGGCAGCCATAAGCAAAGTCGCATCAACTTGTTGTGAATCATGGGTTAACTCACACACTGAGCAAATAAATGAAATGACTTGCCCTTCTCTGTCATTACCAAAATATACAGGAAGACTATAGAGCTTATAACGTTTGTCTTGGTGACAAAAATCGGAATGGTTTACGTTAAGCAGTGACGTTGAAGTATTAAAATCTTTGATAAGACTTTTGCTTTCTTTAACGACTAAATGGGTAAACTCAGAAACTGAATCACAAGGTAATTCAATCTGATGTTCAGATGTGATCAATAGGCTTTGCTCATCAACAGAAACGACATATACAGATGAATGTAATGCTTTGGCTGCTAGATCGATAGTTTGCTGCCAGCGGTTCACTGCAGCTTCTGTTAATTTATGCATTATATTAGCTAATCCCTACCAAGTGGTAGTCATCAATTCGCAAAGTATATAACCCCAAATTCAAAATTTGAATAACCTAATTCAGTATATGCTAACCAGATCATTATTGTGCCCAAACAAAATAAAACACACGCAACAAAAGTGCAGCAAAAAACTTACAACTACCTATCTATTTACGCTTTTGTGCTGCGGAGGTATCAGCAAAAAATACCTAAACGAACGCGTTATAAATAATAAAGCGACCCAATCTTATAATGAATGTAATGAAATTATCCCAAACATTCATGATCATACCTTAAGCACAAGATATTAATTCATCTTATTAAAAAGCAAATAGCGTTAAAAATCATGTTTATGTCACTTATTATTAAGAAAACTTATGCACTTAACGATGGTCTATTTTTGCATGGGCATACCGCCCACACTGTATATCGCTACATTCAACTCACTTAACAATCAGACACAAAAAAGCCCGTTACGTCAGTAACGGGCTATCTGCTCTCTTAAAAGAGTAATTAAGCGCTTGGCGATGAGCTACTTTCACATGGGTATATCAATCACACTATCAGCAGTTGATGTGTCTAAACTTAAGCTTTAGCTTCGTTCCTGAACCTGTTTACCTTAAATTACAGACACAAAAAGCCCGTTACGTGAGTAACGAGCTATCTGCTCTCTTAAAAGAGAAATTAGGCGCTTGGCAATAACCTACTTTCACATGGGTATATCAATCACACTATCAGCAGTTGATGAGTCTAAAATTGAGCTTTAGCTTAGTTCCTGAACATGTTTATCTTAAATTACAGACACAAAAAAGCCCGTTACGTGAGTAACGGGCTATCTGCTCTCTTAAAAGAGAAATTAGGCGCTTGGCGATGACCTACTTTCACATGGGGAGACCCCACACTATCATCGGCGCGATTGCGTTTCACTACTGAGTTCGGGATGGGATCAGGTGGTACCACAATGCTATTGTCACCAAGCAAATTCGGGTGTTAATCGCTTATCGCAATTAACTAAATTCGGAAAGCTGTTTGTTTCTTTGAGTTTTCTACTTTATTAAGCGCTTTATAATCTTCACTAAGTCTTACCTTCACAGTAAGTAATAAATCTAGTTACCATCAACTCAGATAAAACTCATCTGGGTTGTATGGTTAAGCCTCACGAGTCATTAGTACAGGTTAGCTCAACGCCTCACAACGCTTACACACCCTGCCTATCAACGTCCTAGTCTCGAACGGCTCTTTAGAGGAATTAAATTCCTAGGGATGACTCATCTTAGGACTCACTTCCCGCTTAGATGCTTTCAGCGGTTATCGATTCCGAACGTAGCTACCGGGCAATGCTATTGGCATAACAACCCGAACACCAGCGGTTCGTCCACTCCGGTCCTCTCGTACTAGGAGCAGCTTCCTTCAATCATCCAACGCCCACGGCAGATAGGGACCGAACTGTCTCACGACGTTCTGAACCCAGCTCGCGTACCACTTTAAATGGCGAACAGCCATACCCTTGGGACCGACTTCAGCCCCAGGATGTGATGAGCCGACATCGAGGTGCCAAACACCGCCGTCGATATGAACTCTTGGGCGGTATCAGCCTGTTATCCCCGGAGTACCTTTTATCCGTTGAGCGATGGCCCTTCCATACAGAACCACCGGATCACTATGACCTACTTTCGTACCTGCTCGACGTGTATGTCTCGCAGTTAAGCTGGCTTATGCCATTGCACTAACCGTACGATGTCCGACCGTACTTAGCCAACCTTCGTGCTCCTCCGTTACTCTTTGGGAGGAGACCGCCCCAGTCAAACTACCCACCAGGCACTGTCCCGAACCCCGATTAGGGGCCACGGTTAGAACATCAAAACTACAAGGGTGGTATTTCAAGATTGACTCCACTCCATCTAGCGATTGAGCTTCAAAGTCTCCCACCTATCCTACACATGTAGGTTCAATGTTCAGTGCCAAGCTATAGTAAAGGTTCACGGGGTCTTTCCGTCTAGCCGCGGGTATACGGCATCTTCACCGCAATTTCAACTTCACTGAGTCTCGGCTGGAGACAGCGTGGCCATCATTACGCCATTCGTGCAGGTCGGAACTTACCCGACAAGGAATTTCGCTACCTTAGGACCGTTATAGTTACGGCCGCCGTTTACTTGGGCTTCGATCATGAGCTTCTCCGAAGATAACCCAATCAATTAACCTTCAAGCACCGGGCAGGCGTCATACCGTATACGTCATCTTGCGATTTTGCACAGTACTGTGTTTTTGATAAACAGTTGCAGCCACCTGGTATCTGCGACTCCCAACAGCTTAGAGAGCAAGTCTCATCACCGTCAGGAGCGTACCTTCTCCCGAAGTTACGGTACCATTTTGCCTAGTTCCTTCAGCCGAGTTCTCTCAAGCGCCTTGGTATTCTCTACCCGACCACCTGTGTCGGTTTGGGGTACGATTCCTACTAACCTGAAGCTTAGAAGATTTTCCTGGAAGCATGGCATCAACTACTTCATCACCTTAGTGACTCGTCATCAGCTCTCAGCCTAATGTTCACCCGGATTTGCCTAAGTGAACAACCTACAACCTTAAACGCGGACAACCAACGCCGCGCTAGCCTAGCCTTCTCCGTCTCTCCATCGCAGTTAGCAAAAGTACAGGAATATTGACCTGTTTCCCATCGACTACGCCTTTCAGCCTCGCCTTAGGGGTCGACTCACCCTGCCCCGATTAACGTTGGACAGGAACCCTTGGTCTTTCGGCGTGGGGGTTTTTCACCCCCATTATCGTTACTCATGTCAGCATTCGCACTTCTGATACGTCCAGTGTGGGTTACCCCTTCACCTTCAACCGCTTACAGAACGCTCCTCTACCGCTTGCTCCTAAGAGCAAACCCATAGCTTCGGTGTATTGCTTAGCCCCGTTAAATCTTCCGCGCAGGCCGACTCGACTAGTGAGCTATTACGCTTTCTTTAAATGATGGCTGCTTCTAAGCCAACATCCTAGCTGTCTAAGCCTTCCCACATCGTTTCCCACTTAGCAATAACTTTGGGACCTTAGCTGATGGTCTGGGTTGTTTCCCTTTTGACGACGGACGTTAGCACCCGCCGTCTGTCTCCCGAGTAGTACTCACTGGTATTCGGAGTTTGCAAAGGGTTGGTAAGTCGGGATGACCCCCTAGCCTTAACAGTGCTCTACCCCCAGTGGTATTCGCTCGAGGCGCTACCTAAATAGCTTTCGAGGAGAACCAGATATCTCCGAGTTTGATTGGCCTTTCACCCCCAGCCACAAGTCATCCGCTAATTTTTCAACATTAGTCGGTTCGGTCCTCCAGTTGATGTTACTCAACCTTCAACCTGCCCATGGCTAGATCACTCGGTTTCGGGTCTACGCCTTGCAACTAAACGCGCAGTTAACACTCGGTTTCCCTACGGCTCCGCTATTCGCTTAACCTCGCTACAAAACGTAAGTCGCTGACCCATTATACAAAAGGTACGCAGTCACGGTCTCAAGAACCGCTCCCACTGCTTGTACGTATACGGTTTCAGGTTCTATTTCACTCCCCTCACAGGGGTTCTTTTCGCCTTTCCCTCACGGTACTGGTTCACTATCGGTCAGTCAGGAGTATTTAGCCTTGGAGGATGGTCCCCCCATATTCAAACAGGATGTCACGTGTCCCGCCTTACTCGATTTCATCTATGGTTAGTTTTCGTGTACGGGGCTGTCACCCTGTGCCGCTGTGCTTTCCAACACATTCCACTAACACCCCATAGACTTAAGGGCTAATCCCCGTTCGCTCGCCGCTACTAGGGGAATCTCGGTTGATTTCTTTTCCTTCGGGTACTTAGATGTTTCAGTTCCCCGAGTTCGCCTCATACAGCTATGTATTCACTGTATGATGACCACTTATGTGGCCGGGTTTCCCCATTCGGACATCGTTAGCTCAAATGCTTGTTACTAGCTCGCCAACGCTTTTCGCAAGTTACTACGTCCTTCATCGCCTCTGACTGCCAAGGCATCCACCGTATACGCTTAGTCACTTAACCATACAACCCAAATAAGTTTCAAAGAAACTTAAGTTGTACCGTAACTAGCTGGTTTATTACATAATTTGCATGTGAATTAACACTACACAAATTCGCCTTAGTTTTAGAATATTCAAGACACTTAATAAAGTGTTTTGAGAACTCAATGTATTACTAAAAAGGGATTAACTTCTCAGTAATACGATTTGTAATTAATACAACGACAGACATCATCGTATTAAATACTATCAGCTTTCCAAATTGTTAAAGAGCGGGCTTAAAAAAGCCAAAGATAAAACTGTCGTTTTATCTTTGGCGTCTCTATCCATGAGCAAGTAAATGGTGGAGCTATGCGGGATCGAACCGCAGACCTCCTGCGTGCAAGGCAGGCGCTCTCCCAGCTGAGCTATAGCCCCATTTACATGCAGTCAAACAAATTTACGTTAATACAAAATCTTGTTTAGGAGAAAACAAAGATTTTGGTGGGTCAGAGTGGACTTGAACCACCGACCTCACCCTTATCAGGGGTGCGCTCTAACCAGCTGAGCTACAGACCCAACGTAATTTGCTCTTACTTTCTATCAAGTAATCTGTGTGAACACTCAACAAACATTAAGTTAGTCGTATAGGTAAGGAGGTGATCCAGCCCCAGGTTCCCCTAGGGCTACCTTGTTACGACTTCACCCCAGTCATGAACCACACCGTGGTAAACGTCCTCCCGAAGGTTAGACTATCTACTTCTGGTGCAGCCCACTCCCATGGTGTGACGGGCGGTGTGTACAAGGCCCGGGAACGTATTCACCGTAGCATTCTGATCTACGATTACTAGCGATTCCGACTTCATGGAGTCGAGTTGCAGACTCCAATCCGGACTACGACGAGCTTTATGAGATTAGCTAGACCTTGCGGCTTTGCAACCCTCTGTACTCGCCATTGTAGCACGTGTGTAGCCCTACTCGTAAGGGCCATGATGACTTGACGTCGTCCCCACCTTCCTCCGGTTTATCACCGGCAGTCTCCCTAGAGTTCCCGCCATTACGCGCTGGCAAATAAGGATAGGGGTTGCGCTCGTTGCGGGACTTAACCCAACATTTCACAACACGAGCTGACGACAGCCATGCAGCACCTGTCTCAGAGTTCCCGAAGGCACCAATCCATCTCTGGAAAGTTCTCTGGATGTCAAGAGTAGGTAAGGTTCTTCGCGTTGCATCGAATTAAACCACATGCTCCACCGCTTGTGCGGGCCCCCGTCAATTCATTTGAGTTTTAACCTTGCGGCCGTACTCCCCAGGCGGTCTACTTAATGCGTTAGCTTGGGAGCCCAGTGCTCAAGGCACCAAACTCCGAGTAGACATCGTTTACGGCGTGGACTACCAGGGTATCTAATCCTGTTTGCTCCCCACGCTTTCGTACATGAGCGTCAGTCTTTGTCCAGGGGGCCGCCTTCGCCACCGGTATTCCTTCAGATCTCTACGCATTTCACCGCTACACCTGAAATTCTACCCCCCTCTACAAGACTCTAGTTCACCAGTTCCAAATGCAATTCCCAGGTTGAGCCCGGGGATTTCACATCTGGCTTAATGAACCGCCTGCGTACGCTTTACGCCCAGTAATTCCGATTAACGCTTGGACCCCTCGTATTACCGCGGCTGCTGGCACGAAGTTAGCCGGTCCTTCTTCTGTAGGTAACGTCACAGTAACAACGTATTAAGCTGCTACCTTTCCTCCCTACTGAAAGTGCTTTACAACCCGAAGGCCTTCTTCACACACGCGGCATGGCTGCATCAGGGTTTCCCCCATTGTGCAATATTCCCCACTGCTGCCTCCCGTAGGAGTCTGGGCCGTGTCTCAG from the Shewanella japonica genome contains:
- a CDS encoding ATP-binding protein gives rise to the protein MKISQKLFLAFIGLTSIVLIATLSLARWSFDQGFVNYIHSLEEERLHTLSNSFSSLYGQSGQSWDNVSVQQLNTLLRVFSADPLKLVTNGDRKLPPRPLFVDAIKGVDSGPEERVRRGPPPHLRDARKAGPPRRLGPPTSIYNPAGERLAGDAFDDIDGSISMPVLYNDEVVATLYSNPIFEVNSISAKAFAKQQLWTSIWIGLLCLSLAIIISWLLARVLLMPVREVVKGISHLSKGNYSERFNLDRQDELGLLMNDIDHLAVTLENTRSAKNRWFADISHELRTPLSILCGEIDAIKAGIRPFNQQQLTSLEQEVMRIKHLVDDLYQLSLSDVGGLKYQFESLNITQCINETLLSLEDKISEKDIAVSFTADEPIFITGDAMRLRQLLANVILNSVAYTDSPGRLSIDLITEKERLLIVFNDTKPSVDASECELLFDPLHRQDSSRVRRNNGAGLGLTISRNIVEAHDGLISARPSNLGGLCIEIVLPLQKES
- a CDS encoding EAL domain-containing protein; amino-acid sequence: MHKLTEAAVNRWQQTIDLAAKALHSSVYVVSVDEQSLLITSEHQIELPCDSVSEFTHLVVKESKSLIKDFNTSTSLLNVNHSDFCHQDKRYKLYSLPVYFGNDREGQVISFICSVCELTHDSQQVDATLLMAAQSLSFQCEFDENVHLNGINLQNFINAFEEHIWIKDLSGQYAVCNQSVDIAWNKSHSEIIGQYDHDLFDSDTADSFVQGDRQAEIEGKPVVVGECERVDENNKRHWLETTKAPLYDSQDKLVGIIGITRNIARHKETQTQLLLAESVFENTVEGVLVTDRDGNITEVNAAFSKITGYERSEALGQNPRILNSGKHDSLFFSKMWNTLLVKGKWHGEIWNRRKSGEIFPQSVTINAIYSQEDKINYFVAVFADISTQKRNEEKLANLSYYDTLTQLPNRLLFRSILQKRVEKALHQQTQLAVVFFDIDFFKHINDSLGHDVGDKLLIEVGERLSQLSGEHCIVARLSSDEFVLLLTDIHQHELILRKINKLKSMIEQPFKFDDRPLIRVTLSMGVSVFPNDTLNFEQLLQNTDTALHIAKQNGRNNVTFYDSTMTLNSVEHLKIQSALHEAIQENQFHLVYQPKLSLLDSKLVGLETLIRWQHPEHGVISPAEFIPIAEKTGLIHQIGLMVLTMACKQGKTWLEAGYQFGHLAVNVASLQFQRSSFIDDVEKVLADTGFPANRLELEITESCMMYEPEKVINDLKRLGNMGIQLSVDDFGTGYSSLSYLKKLPINVLKIDQSFVADIPDDSNNTAIAKAIVAMGHALKLTVIAEGVETKEQAAFLLENGCDQAQGYFFSKPQLPATLTPILPQM